The stretch of DNA GCGGCGCCTGGACATCGACCTGCTGCTGTGGCGCCTGCACAACTACGACGACTCTGCGCTCGCGGCGTTCGTGGACCGCGCGATCGGCCCGCTGCGCACCCACGACCGGCGCTCGAAGCCACCGCTGCTGCCCACCCTGCAGACGTATCTGGCCCATGCGGGACGCAAGGCGGAGACGGCGCGCGAACTGCACCTGAACCGTCAGACTCTCTACAACCGCCTCGCCCGGATCAGTGAACTCCTCGGCACGGACCTGGACGACCCGCAGACGGTGCTCGCGCTGAGCCTGGCGCTGCGCGCGCGTAGGCACGTGGCGTAGCGGCGCCGCCCCGGGACTACGGGGCTACGGACCGAAGGGCTGCGTCAACTCGTCGTAGACGCTGAGGACTTGAGTGACCGTTTCGTCCTCGGTCGGCCATGTCGCCGCCTGGGCCGTGCCCTTGTCCCTGAGCCGCTCCCCGAGCGCGGGGTCGGCGAGGAGGCGTGCGACGGCGGTGGCCAGGGCCTCGGCGTCGCCGTACGGGACGAGGACGGCGGCGTCGCCGACCAGTTCGGGGATGCCGCCGACAGAGGTCGCGACGAGCGGCACGCGCGCGTGCAGGGCTTCCTGGGCGAGCACGGAGCGGGACTCCCAACTGGTGGGCAGCACCACGAGATCGGCCGCCGCGAGCATCTCGGGCACGTCGTCGCGCCGCCCCACGAGCCGGACCGGGAGACCTTCGCCTTCGATGCGCCGCTGCAGAGCGCCGCGCTCCGGCCCCTCCCCGGCGATGACGAGGAGCGGCAGGGGGTCGAGGTGGCGCCACGCGCGCGCGGCCTCCAGGAGGACGTCGTAGCCCCGCTGCCGTTCGAGCGTGCCGACGGTGACGATCAACGGCCGCCCGACGGCGCCGAGTTCGGCGAGGGCCTTGTGGCGCAGACCCTCGGCGTCCTCGGCCGGCCCGGCAGCCGGCCGCGGCGCGGGGAACGTGACGGGGGCGAGGCGGGCGTCCCGCGCGCCCCTGCTGCGGGCGCGGTCCACGAGGTCGGACGAGGTGCCGAGGACCACGGCGGCGGCCTTGGCGACGCGTCGCTCCAGGAGGCGCAGAACGCGGGCGCGCGCTCCTTCCGCGTGCGCGCGCGTGTGCCAGGTGACGACGAGGGGGACGCGGCGGCCGGTGAGCGCAAGGGCGGCGCGGAGTGCGGCATGCAGTCCGTGCGCGTGCACGAGGTCGGCGTCGGCGCAGGCCACGCGGAGGGAGGCGACGGACGCGGGGTCGCTGCTGCGCGGTACGTGGACGTGTCGGGCGCCGGTGCCCGTCAGGTCGTAGGCGCCGACGGCTTCGGTGGGGGCACACACCGTGACCCGCACGCCCCGCGCCGCGAGGCCCGCGGCGAGCGACCTGACGTGGGCACTGCTGCCCGCGCTGCCACCGCCCAGTACTTGCACGGTGTGCAGGGGGGTCTGACCGTGCGGTGAGTGGCTGCTCACGTGGCTCACGTAGCCGGGGCTCCTGGGTCGGCGTCGGGGGGCTGCGCCAAGGATGCCAGTCCGTACGGACGTTCCGGCACCGCCGAAAGGTCTCTTCCGTGGCGGGGCGGGCAACTCCCTGAGCCGGATCACCCACACGGGTGAGGACAACGGGGATCCAGCATCACGGACGACCTGCGCCCGCCGCATCTTCGCAGGGCCTTGGGGCGGCTTCGGCACGGCACAGCGGAGACGCTAGGCGGCCGAGCTCCCCGCCACCGCGCCGGCGCTGACCTTCTCTCCGTACACGGCCGCCGCGACAAGACCCGCCGCATGCACGATGAGCCCCGCGCGGCCATTGCCGGCGACGACGGCCGCGCCGAGCGCCGCGCCCAGGGCATGCGCTCCCGCGTCGCCGATCATGGCCTGCTCCCCGATGTCCTCGGGCAGCACGGCCGCCGCGGCGCCCACGGAGGCGGCGGTGAGGACCCCGGCGGCGCCTTCGCGCAGCAGCCCTGGCGCCCCCAGCACGACCACCGCTCCGGCGGCCCTTCCGGGGCGTACGTCCACGAGGTTGACGAAGTGGGCGGTGCCCGCGATCACGACGCCCGCGAGGAGCTTGTCCACCGGCCGCTCCTTGAGCAACGCACCGGCGGCGAGCCCCGCCGCGCAGATCCCGAACAACTTCGCGGCCCCACTGGTCACTTCGCCGCCCCGCAGCGCACCGAGGTGCGCGCGAAAGCCCCGGCGCGGATCACCGTCCCCCGCAACATCGTCGTACGCCCCGCAGGCTCCCGCCGCGAGCACGGCGAGCGCGGCGGCGGCGCGGGTCCTGGCGGGCAGAGCCACGACTCCGGCCGCGGCACCGAGGGCGGCGGCGGGCCCGGCGTACAACTCCACTGCCCGCCCCGCGTAGTTCTTCCGCTGCCAGCGGTCGGGGCCGCCGGGGGCGCGTGAGCGCAGCGCGGTGGTGGCCGCGCGGGTGACGGCGACCGCGCCGACGAGGGCCGGGAGACGCCGGGCAGAGGTGCGCTTGATCATGCGCATCAGGGTACGGGGGCTGAAACTCCAGCCAGACCGCCGGGAGCCGGCATCTCAGCCCGTCCGGCGTTTGAGGACGAACACGGCGAAGCCGGTGATCCGCGGTACCCAAGGCACGCCCCGCTGAAGGCGCCCCCGCCCGAGAAAAGCGCCCCCGCCCGTTACCCCTCCCCCCGAGCCGTCGCCAGCAACTCCTCCGCATGCGCCCGCGCGGTCTCCGAGTCCTCCTGGCCCGCCAGCATCCGGGACAGCTCCCGCACCCGGTCCTCCCCCTCGAGCACCAGCACTCCGGAGCGCGTGACGCTCCCGTCGTTCGTCTTCTCGACCAGCAGCTGCCGGTCGGCGAACGCCGCCACCTGCGGCAGATGCGTCACGACCACGACCTGCGCGGACTTGGCGAGGCGGGCCAGCCTGCGGCCGATCTCGACCGCGGCCTTGCCGCCGACACCGGCGTCGACCTCGTCGAAGAGGTACGTCGGCACGGGGTCCGTGCCCGCGAAGACGACCTCGACGGCGAGCATCACGCGCGACAGCTCACCGCCGGACGCGCCCTTGGCGATCGGCCGGGGCGGGGCGCCCGGATGCGGGGCCAGGAGGAGTTCCACCTCGTCCACGCCCGCCGGGCCGTACGCGACGAGGCGTCCGTCGACCGGCACACCGTCCGCGCCCTCGGGCACCTCCGTGGCGGTGATGTCGATCGTCACGCGCGCGTGCGGCATCGCGAGCGAGGCCAGCTCTTCGGTGACGGCTGCCGCGAACCGCGACGCCGCCTCCTGACGCGCGTCGGTCAACGCCTGGGCGAGTCCGGCGAGTTCAGACCGCAGCGCGTCCCGCTCGGCGGTCAGCTCCTCCAGACGGTCGTCGTCACCCTCGAGTTCGGTGAGCCGCGCGGCCCCCTCCTGGGCCCAGGCGAGCACGGCGTCGATGTCGGAGCCGTACTTCCGGGTCAGCTGGGTGAGCGCGGCCCGCCGTTCCTCCACCGCCGCGAGGCGCAGTGGATCGGCGTCGAGGTCATCGGCGTACCCCGCGAGCTCGCCCGCCACATCGCCAAGGAGGATTCCGATCTCGCCGATCCGCTCGGCGAGCGCGGCCAGGGCGGGGTCGTGGGAACGCACCGCCTCAAGAGCCCGGTGGGCGCCCGCCACCAGCGTCGTGGCGTCGACACCCTCCGGGTCCTCGGGGTTGCCCGCGAGCGCGGCGTGCGCGGACGTGGCGGCGGAGGCGAGGGCCTCCGCGTGGCCGAGCCGCTCGGCCTCTGCGGCCAGTTCGGTGTCCTCGCCCTCGCGCGGCTCCACGCCCGCGACCTCGTCGAGGCCGAAGCGCAGCAGATCGGCCTCCTGGGCCCGTTCACGCGCACGCGTGGTGATCTCGTCGACCTCGGTCGTCACGGCCCGCAGCCTGCGGTACGCGGCCGTGTACTTGGCCAGCGGCACGGTGACCGCGTCGCCCGCGTACCGGTCGAGGGCCCCGCGCTGCCGGGCCGGTTTGAGCAGGCCCTGCTGGTCCGTCTGGCCGTGCACCGCGACGAGGTCGTCGGCGAGTTCGGACAGCAGACCCACCGGTACGGACCGCCCGCCGAGGTGCGCACGAGAGCGCCCCTCCGCCGAGACCGTACGGCTGATCAGCAGCGCCCCGTCGTCGAGTTCGGCCCCCGCTTCCTCCGCGCGCACGGCAGCCGTGGCATCCGCGGGCACAGTGATCCGCCCCTCCACCACCGCCGCCTTGGCGCCGATCCGCACCAAGGCGGGATCCGCGCGTCCGCCGAGCAGCAGGCCAAGGCTGGTGACCACCATCGTCTTGCCCGCACCGGTCTCGCCGGTCACGGCGGTGAACCCCGGCGACAGCTCGACCACCGCGTCGTCGATGACTCCGAGCGACCGTATCCGCATCTCCTCCAACACGGACACGACCTTACGAGGTCATGGGCCAGGTGTGCGACGGCCCCTGGTCTCCTTCCACCTTCCTTCCACGAAGACGCAGGTGGCAAAGGCGGACCGAACGGACGCTGTCACTCGCAGGGGGTGGGGGTCTCTGGGGGCTGGCAGGGGTGGGGATTACCCCACCATGATCTTCCTGTCAGCCTCCTGGTGCACGGGTGACCCAGCACCCCACCATGATCAGTATGGGAACGGGACTGGCACAGGCGGCGCTGCGCGCGCATCGCCCGGCGTTTGTGGGGACGGCGGTGGCCGCGCTCTTCGCGGCGACCGTGGTGAGCGCGTCGACGATGATGCTCGGCACGACGGGCACCGACGGGCTCTCCGCGCGGGCACGCAGGCAGATCACCGAGAACGGCGTCGGCGACATGGCCGTCGTCCTGCTCATCGGATCGATCTACATGTCGATATTCGTGGTCGCGTCGACGATGGGTACGGCCGTCACGCAGCAGCACCGCGAGCTGGCCATGGTGCGCTCCATCGGCGCCAAGCCCCGTCAGGTCCGCCGCGCCGTGGCCGTTCAGGCCCTCGCCGCGTCGATCCCGGCGGCGCTCGCAGGCTTCGTCCTCGGCGGCTTCGGCGCGCGCTGGTGGCACGCGGGCATGGTGTCGCACGGACTGCTCCCCGCCGAGGCGGACTTCCGGTTCGGCTGGGTCGCCCTGCCGGTGTGCCTGGGCGTGGCCGTGGTGACGACGACGCTCGCCGCGCTCCTCTCGGCGCTGCGGTTCTCGCTGCTTCGCCCGGCCCGCGCCCTGAGCGAAGCGGCGACCGGGCGGCGGGGGCTCGGCATGCTGCGGGCGCCGCTCGGCCTGATCGCGGTCGCGGGGGCCTGCGCCGTCTCCGTACTGCTGTCGAAGCAACCCGCGGCCGAGGCGAGCGAGGGCGCCTTCCTCGTCCTGATCCTCTTCTGCGTGGGCGCGGGGCTGCTCGGCCCGCGGATCATCGGGCCCGCGGCCTGGCTGGTCTCCGCGCTGGTGGGCCGGTTCGGCGGCAGCGCGCGCCTGGCCATGCTCAACGTCCGCTCGCAGCCCCGCCGCTTCTCCGCCGCGGTCGTGCCGCTCGTCCTGGTCGTGGGCTTCGGCCTGACCAAGATCGGCATGCACACCACGGCACAGCACTACACAGGTTCGGCGGGCAGCACGGGCGAGGTCTGGCTCGACTATGTGGGCACGGGGCTCTACGCGGGCTTCGCCGCGATCGCCGCGGCGAACACCCTCGCCATGATCTCCTTCGAGCGCCGCCGCGACATCGCCCTGCTGCGGGTGGTGGGCAGTCAGCGCGCCCAGGTGCGGGCGATGGCGGCCTGGGAGGCCGTGGTCGTCGCGGGGACGGCGCTGCTGCTCGGCACCGCGATAGCGCTCGGCACGCTGGCCCCCATCCTCAGCACGGCCTTCGGCTCGTCGCTCCCCCACCTGCCGTGGGCCGTGCCGACGGGGATCGCGGCGGGCACCCTGCTCCTCACCCTGCTGGCCACGGGCCTGCCGGTGGCCTCGGTGATGCGGCGCCGCGCGATATCCGTGGTCGGCACGGCCTAGCGGCGGCGCCCGGCGCAACGCGAGGGCGCCCGGCGCGTACGGCTAGTGAGGCGCCCCGCGCCACCCCGAAACCGGCAGCGCGAACTTGGCCACGAGCCGGTCGGTGAACGACGCGTGGTGCAGCCGTGCGAGCCGCACCGGCACCGCTCCCCTGCGCACCTCGACCCGGGCCCCCGGCGGCAGTTCCACGGTCCGCCGGCCGTCGCACCACAGCACCCCGTGCGACGTGTGCTGCTGGACCTCGACGGCGAGCACCGAGTCCGGCGAGGTCACCAGGGGCTTGGCG from Streptomyces sp. BA2 encodes:
- the recN gene encoding DNA repair protein RecN; amino-acid sequence: MRIRSLGVIDDAVVELSPGFTAVTGETGAGKTMVVTSLGLLLGGRADPALVRIGAKAAVVEGRITVPADATAAVRAEEAGAELDDGALLISRTVSAEGRSRAHLGGRSVPVGLLSELADDLVAVHGQTDQQGLLKPARQRGALDRYAGDAVTVPLAKYTAAYRRLRAVTTEVDEITTRARERAQEADLLRFGLDEVAGVEPREGEDTELAAEAERLGHAEALASAATSAHAALAGNPEDPEGVDATTLVAGAHRALEAVRSHDPALAALAERIGEIGILLGDVAGELAGYADDLDADPLRLAAVEERRAALTQLTRKYGSDIDAVLAWAQEGAARLTELEGDDDRLEELTAERDALRSELAGLAQALTDARQEAASRFAAAVTEELASLAMPHARVTIDITATEVPEGADGVPVDGRLVAYGPAGVDEVELLLAPHPGAPPRPIAKGASGGELSRVMLAVEVVFAGTDPVPTYLFDEVDAGVGGKAAVEIGRRLARLAKSAQVVVVTHLPQVAAFADRQLLVEKTNDGSVTRSGVLVLEGEDRVRELSRMLAGQEDSETARAHAEELLATARGEG
- a CDS encoding FtsX-like permease family protein, with product MGTGLAQAALRAHRPAFVGTAVAALFAATVVSASTMMLGTTGTDGLSARARRQITENGVGDMAVVLLIGSIYMSIFVVASTMGTAVTQQHRELAMVRSIGAKPRQVRRAVAVQALAASIPAALAGFVLGGFGARWWHAGMVSHGLLPAEADFRFGWVALPVCLGVAVVTTTLAALLSALRFSLLRPARALSEAATGRRGLGMLRAPLGLIAVAGACAVSVLLSKQPAAEASEGAFLVLILFCVGAGLLGPRIIGPAAWLVSALVGRFGGSARLAMLNVRSQPRRFSAAVVPLVLVVGFGLTKIGMHTTAQHYTGSAGSTGEVWLDYVGTGLYAGFAAIAAANTLAMISFERRRDIALLRVVGSQRAQVRAMAAWEAVVVAGTALLLGTAIALGTLAPILSTAFGSSLPHLPWAVPTGIAAGTLLLTLLATGLPVASVMRRRAISVVGTA
- a CDS encoding glycosyltransferase produces the protein MSHVSSHSPHGQTPLHTVQVLGGGSAGSSAHVRSLAAGLAARGVRVTVCAPTEAVGAYDLTGTGARHVHVPRSSDPASVASLRVACADADLVHAHGLHAALRAALALTGRRVPLVVTWHTRAHAEGARARVLRLLERRVAKAAAVVLGTSSDLVDRARSRGARDARLAPVTFPAPRPAAGPAEDAEGLRHKALAELGAVGRPLIVTVGTLERQRGYDVLLEAARAWRHLDPLPLLVIAGEGPERGALQRRIEGEGLPVRLVGRRDDVPEMLAAADLVVLPTSWESRSVLAQEALHARVPLVATSVGGIPELVGDAAVLVPYGDAEALATAVARLLADPALGERLRDKGTAQAATWPTEDETVTQVLSVYDELTQPFGP